The Fructilactobacillus myrtifloralis genome segment ATGGTCTCTTCTTCAAAGTAACCGTACTCCTGATACAGGGATTGTAACCCGTCGTACAGCGTCATTCCCTGTTGTTTGTAGAAGGCCGCTACTTCTGCCAGTAACATCGTTGATTGGATGGCATCCTTATCTCTGACAAACGGTTTAATTAGGTAGCCAAAGCTTTCTTCGAATCCAAACAGGAAGGTGTGATCGTGGTTAGTTTCAGCGGCTTGAATCTGTTCGGCAATGAATTTAAACCCGGTCAAAACGTTTTTCATCGTAACGCCGTAGTGGTTGGCAATGTCAGTAGCCAATTCGGTGGAAACGATCGATTTAACCACCATTCCATCCGCTGGCAGGTCATGAGCTGCTTGTCGGGCTTGCAGGATGTAGTTTAAGAGGACACTGGCAATTTGATTCCCGGTCATGAGTTGGTAGGTACCGTCCGGTTGGCGCACCGCTGCTCCTAGTCGGTCGGCGTCTGGATCGGTAGCGATGAGGACGTCAGCGTTTTCCCGCTGGCCCAGTTCGATTGCTAGGTCAAACGTTTGGGAAAATTCGGGATTGGGGAACGGCGTGGTGGGAAATTCGGGATCCGCAATGGTTTGAGCGACCACCACGTCGTAATTTTGAAACCCGGCATCCGAAAGCGCGCGGCGGGCAATGATTTTCCCGGTTCCATGGAGGGGAGTATAAACGAATTTGAGGTCTTTGCCTTCCGTTTGAATTAATTTATGGTTCACGTTGACGGTTTTGATTTGGTCTAGGTAAGCAACGTCAACGTCTTCACCCACAATGCTGAGTAAGCCTTTTTGCCGTAGTTCTGGTTCTTCGGCCACGGGAATTGTAAACAAATCGGTCACCTGGCGCACGTACGACGTCATTAAATCTGATTCGCGGGGAGGCATCTGGCCGCCGTCAGCTCCGTAAATTTTGTAACCATTGTATTGTTTAGGATTGTGGCTGGCCGTAATCATAATTCCGGCGTACGTATGTAAATGGCGAACTGCAAAGGATAATTCTGGAGTGGGCCGGATTTCGTCAAAGACAAAGGTTTTAATCCCGTGGGCCCCTAGGACGCGAGCTGCTTCGTGAGCAAATAACTGGGAGTTGTAGCGGGGATCAAAACTAATGACCACGCCGCGTTCCCGCTCGGTGGCAGGGAGGGTTTCCATTAATTTAGCTAAGCCTTCGGTGGCTTGGCGCACCGTATAGATGTTCATCCGGTTGGTTCCCGCTCCTAGGACCCCGCGCATTCCGGCCGTTCCAAACGACAAGGAGGTACCAAAGGCATCGGCAATGGCGGCTTCGTTACCAGCGAGCTGGGTTAGTTCGGTACGTAATTCAGCTGGCAGGTCACTGGCATGCAACCACTCGGAATAACGTTGGTTAATTTCAGTTTTGTTCATTGAGTAATCTCCTAAATAAAGCCTTTTGATGAGCATTAATTCAACCCAAATTATAGTTATTCAGCCGTTAATAGTCAATGAGAGCCGTCGTTTCAAGGACGGAGCGCTAGCCCGGGGACTAAACTAGATATGCTATAATATGGT includes the following:
- a CDS encoding phospho-sugar mutase produces the protein MNKTEINQRYSEWLHASDLPAELRTELTQLAGNEAAIADAFGTSLSFGTAGMRGVLGAGTNRMNIYTVRQATEGLAKLMETLPATERERGVVISFDPRYNSQLFAHEAARVLGAHGIKTFVFDEIRPTPELSFAVRHLHTYAGIMITASHNPKQYNGYKIYGADGGQMPPRESDLMTSYVRQVTDLFTIPVAEEPELRQKGLLSIVGEDVDVAYLDQIKTVNVNHKLIQTEGKDLKFVYTPLHGTGKIIARRALSDAGFQNYDVVVAQTIADPEFPTTPFPNPEFSQTFDLAIELGQRENADVLIATDPDADRLGAAVRQPDGTYQLMTGNQIASVLLNYILQARQAAHDLPADGMVVKSIVSTELATDIANHYGVTMKNVLTGFKFIAEQIQAAETNHDHTFLFGFEESFGYLIKPFVRDKDAIQSTMLLAEVAAFYKQQGMTLYDGLQSLYQEYGYFEEETISKEFAGLDGQATMKNLMTDFREHPLTTFNGIDVVAREDFQTSLRTDKDGKQTPIDLPQSNVLKYWFADGTWLAIRPSGTEPKIKFYVGVKADSQAAASSRLASYVTAIHQELLHEATE